In one Catenovulum adriaticum genomic region, the following are encoded:
- a CDS encoding response regulator has translation MSSNLNYPEQNFLVVDDQRPFQLMLKGILVNLGIRQINLVTTGEAALQACKERDYDFILIDYNLGGHRKNGRQLIEELKQKKLLKPSCVTVMVTGESHRPMVLGAIELQPDDYLMKPFSQNVLKLRLEKAFKKRHALKFIFSAMHKGDTTRAITECRTLISENSRYRNACNNLLAELLCNAGLYDQAEYLLNKLLEVKPYTWGQVQLSRTYLYQKRYPLAAKLAHQVILQSPLVIDAYDLSAQALVGMNRLPNALEMAIKAVELSPYSIERQYQLCDIARLNGMYDIVKDACFAILEMSRKSVYQDPVHFFNYIRATITAAQHCDDKHEKNKLKQEASLALQRGRHDDIKELKNNYNLFEELCRAQIEVLDNKLLTAKRQFYKLHSHIQNLEHNYIPNELSFDALSIMYNIGEFEMAEQIINHPEYQASDNQFVKDSLAHLQDLNQDKQQTFTELNKEGIYAYKEGDYRLAAQRFEQALQSAPMNTGGTLNLILAILQLFKKVDKYPDDLLKKVKQAFHNLQGVELPEIQQQRLADLNEQYKKLIFDKDNKQRRK, from the coding sequence ATGTCATCCAATTTAAATTACCCAGAACAAAATTTTTTAGTCGTAGACGACCAGCGCCCATTTCAATTAATGCTTAAAGGTATTTTGGTCAACTTAGGAATTCGGCAAATTAATCTGGTGACCACAGGTGAAGCAGCACTACAAGCCTGCAAAGAACGGGATTACGATTTCATATTAATTGACTATAATTTAGGTGGACACCGAAAAAACGGTCGTCAGCTTATTGAAGAGCTCAAGCAAAAAAAATTATTAAAACCTAGCTGCGTAACCGTAATGGTTACAGGTGAAAGCCACCGCCCTATGGTTTTAGGGGCAATTGAACTGCAACCAGATGACTACTTAATGAAGCCTTTTTCACAAAACGTATTAAAGTTACGCTTAGAAAAAGCTTTCAAAAAGCGACATGCACTTAAATTTATATTTAGCGCCATGCACAAAGGCGACACAACCCGAGCCATCACCGAATGCCGTACACTAATCAGCGAGAACAGTCGATATCGCAATGCTTGTAACAATCTACTCGCCGAATTGCTCTGCAACGCTGGTTTGTACGACCAAGCCGAATATTTATTAAACAAATTGCTTGAGGTTAAACCCTACACATGGGGGCAAGTTCAACTATCAAGAACCTATCTGTATCAAAAGCGCTACCCGCTTGCAGCAAAGCTGGCACACCAGGTTATTTTACAAAGCCCGCTCGTTATAGACGCTTATGATCTATCCGCGCAAGCACTGGTGGGGATGAATAGGCTTCCCAATGCATTAGAGATGGCGATTAAAGCGGTTGAGTTATCACCATATTCAATTGAGCGACAATATCAACTATGCGACATCGCCCGACTCAATGGTATGTATGATATTGTAAAAGATGCTTGTTTCGCGATTTTAGAAATGAGCCGAAAGTCGGTTTATCAAGATCCCGTTCACTTTTTTAACTATATTAGAGCCACAATTACCGCTGCCCAGCATTGTGATGATAAACATGAAAAAAACAAACTCAAACAAGAGGCATCGCTTGCATTGCAGCGCGGCCGGCATGATGACATTAAAGAGTTAAAAAACAACTACAACTTATTTGAAGAGCTTTGTCGCGCGCAAATTGAGGTATTGGATAATAAATTGTTAACGGCTAAAAGACAGTTTTATAAACTGCATTCTCACATTCAAAATTTAGAGCACAATTACATTCCAAATGAACTCAGCTTTGATGCTTTATCTATTATGTATAACATTGGCGAGTTTGAAATGGCTGAGCAAATTATTAACCATCCCGAATACCAAGCATCTGACAATCAATTTGTAAAAGATAGCTTGGCCCATTTGCAAGATTTAAATCAAGACAAACAACAAACCTTTACTGAACTCAATAAAGAGGGGATATACGCCTATAAAGAAGGCGATTACCGCCTTGCCGCTCAACGTTTTGAGCAAGCTTTACAGAGCGCGCCGATGAACACAGGAGGAACATTAAATTTAATCTTAGCCATTTTACAGCTATTTAAAAAAGTAGATAAGTACCCAGATGATTTATTAAAAAAAGTAAAACAAGCGTTTCATAATCTACAAGGTGTTGAATTACCTGAGATTCAACAACAACGGCTAGCTGATCTAAATGAACAATATAAAAAATTAATCTTTGATAAAGACAATAAGCAAAGACGCAAATAA
- a CDS encoding VC2046/SO_2500 family protein, with the protein MSISFENPLNESAFAGRLNQAVNANQRYDFALTLACLSQNVAEQAQFSLPDGQANEENDVESQLKAELGVHTFNKLAADDNAYLTAVNASYTLNQSGILQTKLLTYLQPEALSQFNDSEKLDDTLVANLDRHSLYRLQQADAQNKVNSKPEADATQLYDILNKINHVQVA; encoded by the coding sequence ATGTCCATTAGCTTTGAAAATCCGCTGAATGAATCTGCTTTTGCTGGTCGTTTGAATCAAGCAGTCAATGCGAATCAACGCTATGATTTTGCACTGACTTTGGCTTGTTTAAGTCAAAATGTGGCGGAGCAGGCCCAATTTTCTTTGCCCGACGGACAAGCGAATGAAGAAAACGATGTTGAATCGCAATTAAAAGCCGAGTTAGGAGTTCATACATTTAATAAATTAGCGGCAGATGATAATGCATATTTAACGGCTGTTAATGCATCATATACCTTAAATCAAAGCGGCATTTTACAAACTAAGTTACTCACTTATCTTCAGCCAGAAGCATTGTCGCAATTTAATGATAGTGAAAAGTTAGATGATACTTTAGTCGCAAATTTAGATCGCCATAGTTTATATCGATTGCAACAAGCAGATGCGCAAAATAAGGTTAACTCAAAACCTGAAGCGGATGCGACTCAGTTGTATGATATTTTAAATAAAATTAATCATGTTCAAGTGGCTTAA
- the flhA gene encoding flagellar biosynthesis protein FlhA — protein MQIADVFQKINLNKSSFDQVTGLGVAIFVLAVLAMVVLPIPALLLDILFSFNIALSMVVLLVVVYSLKPLEFGSFPSVILIATVFRLALNIASTRVVLLEGHNGGDAAGEVIASFGEVVIGGNYAVGLVVFAILMIINFKVVTAGAGRISEVTARFTLDSLPGKQMAIDADLNAGFITQEQAIARRKEITEEADFYGSMDGASKFVKGDAIAGLLIMIINIVGGLIIGMVQHELSFSAAIEIYTMLTIGDGLVAQIPSLLLSVATAIVVTRENNAVQLGDQLSTQLGNAKALYIAASILFVMGVVPGMPHIAFLSLAFALAGLGYFMSQMRADRKSKKGSLMPKGKSTPAGQAQNTQANALPANNTSEPKEISWDDVQPMDVIGLEVGYRLIPLVDKSQGGELLSRIKGVRKKLSQDMGFLVPAVHIRDNLDLSPNIYRISLMGVVIGEAEIYHDREMAINPGQVFGKLQGIKTVDPAFGLEAIWITPEQREQAQTLGYTVVDSATVVATHLSQLLTNNAWQLIGHEEVQNLLDMLAKSYPKLVEGLVPDMLNLSTVVKVFQNLLFEGVVIRDMRTIVQTLVEYATKSQDPDVLTAAVRIALRRLIVQELSSGLDELPVITLAPELEQILHQSMQAGGSEGGGIEPGLAERIQTALSQASEQQEMNGEPAVLLTSGILRSVLARFTKHTVTGLHVLSYQEIPDDKQIRIVNSIGQ, from the coding sequence ATGCAAATCGCTGATGTATTTCAAAAAATTAATTTAAATAAAAGCAGTTTTGACCAAGTCACAGGTCTTGGTGTCGCAATTTTTGTATTAGCGGTATTAGCTATGGTGGTATTACCGATACCAGCCTTGCTACTTGATATTTTGTTTTCTTTTAATATCGCTTTATCGATGGTGGTTTTATTAGTAGTGGTTTATTCATTAAAACCACTTGAGTTTGGTTCTTTCCCTAGTGTTATTTTGATTGCAACCGTATTTCGTTTAGCCCTTAACATTGCATCTACGCGAGTTGTGTTATTGGAAGGCCACAATGGTGGTGATGCTGCAGGTGAAGTGATAGCTTCATTTGGCGAGGTGGTGATTGGTGGTAACTATGCTGTAGGTTTAGTCGTTTTTGCCATTTTAATGATTATTAATTTTAAGGTTGTTACCGCAGGTGCTGGACGTATATCTGAAGTAACAGCGCGCTTTACCTTAGATAGTTTACCGGGTAAACAGATGGCAATCGATGCGGATTTAAATGCCGGTTTTATTACCCAGGAACAAGCAATTGCAAGACGTAAAGAAATAACTGAAGAAGCAGATTTTTATGGTTCTATGGATGGCGCCAGTAAATTTGTTAAAGGCGACGCTATTGCGGGTTTATTGATTATGATCATCAACATTGTTGGTGGTTTAATTATTGGTATGGTTCAACATGAATTAAGTTTTTCTGCTGCGATAGAAATCTACACCATGCTGACGATTGGCGATGGCTTGGTTGCGCAAATCCCCTCTTTATTATTGTCAGTTGCAACAGCAATCGTGGTAACACGTGAAAATAATGCAGTTCAACTTGGCGACCAATTATCAACGCAATTAGGCAATGCTAAAGCGCTTTATATTGCAGCCAGCATTTTATTTGTGATGGGGGTTGTGCCTGGTATGCCACACATTGCATTTTTGTCATTAGCTTTTGCGTTGGCTGGTTTGGGATATTTTATGTCGCAGATGCGGGCCGACAGAAAATCTAAAAAAGGCAGTTTAATGCCTAAAGGCAAATCAACGCCTGCAGGTCAGGCTCAAAATACACAAGCAAATGCTTTGCCCGCTAATAACACTTCAGAACCTAAAGAAATTAGCTGGGATGATGTTCAACCTATGGATGTGATTGGGTTAGAAGTTGGTTATCGTTTGATCCCATTGGTAGATAAATCTCAAGGTGGGGAGTTATTGTCTAGGATTAAAGGTGTACGAAAGAAATTATCTCAGGATATGGGGTTTTTAGTACCAGCTGTGCATATTCGAGATAATTTAGATTTGTCGCCCAATATTTATCGTATTTCTTTAATGGGTGTGGTGATTGGTGAAGCTGAAATTTATCACGATCGTGAAATGGCCATTAACCCAGGCCAGGTATTTGGTAAGCTGCAGGGCATTAAAACTGTTGATCCCGCATTTGGCTTAGAGGCTATTTGGATTACCCCTGAGCAGCGAGAACAAGCGCAAACGTTAGGTTATACCGTTGTTGATTCCGCGACTGTCGTTGCGACTCATTTAAGTCAGCTCTTAACGAATAATGCATGGCAGCTTATTGGCCATGAAGAGGTTCAAAATTTATTAGATATGCTGGCTAAATCTTATCCTAAGTTGGTGGAAGGATTAGTGCCAGACATGCTTAATTTATCAACTGTGGTTAAAGTCTTTCAAAATTTATTGTTTGAAGGCGTCGTTATTCGAGATATGAGAACGATAGTTCAAACCTTAGTTGAGTATGCAACAAAAAGCCAAGATCCCGATGTTTTAACGGCTGCAGTACGTATTGCACTGCGACGATTAATAGTGCAAGAGCTTTCCAGCGGTTTGGATGAGTTACCTGTCATAACATTGGCGCCAGAGTTGGAGCAAATTTTGCATCAGTCAATGCAAGCTGGTGGTTCAGAGGGTGGTGGTATAGAACCTGGGTTAGCTGAGCGAATACAAACCGCGCTATCTCAGGCATCAGAGCAACAAGAAATGAACGGTGAACCTGCGGTTTTATTAACCTCTGGGATATTACGTTCAGTGTTGGCTCGCTTTACCAAACACACAGTAACTGGATTACATGTATTGTCTTATCAAGAAATTCCGGATGATAAACAAATTCGGATTGTGAATTCGATAGGTCAGTAG
- the flhF gene encoding flagellar biosynthesis protein FlhF, which translates to MKIKRFVAKDIRAAMQEIKACLGPEAIIMSNTKVAEGVEVVAAVDEQPQPKVEQPAKAATKPTSRQAAYRRHNQPEDSAISAEEDVQVSDSLQSLLMRQATPEFKNQYANKQHAAARAKKIAQAVEQTQLDNHESINDWSLNHQTTQSLSNQTQQSTSNTGQTTERELQSIKSEMAELKHLLKHQVSGLMWQEMARSEPTRAYIVDRLTRMGIAAQVAEQVASFMPEGIEDHQAWDSALELLSGQINVTNNDIMRRGGVVALLGPTGVGKTTTVAKLAAHFAKKHGADSVALVTTDSYRIGAHEQLQTYARIIGCPCKVVRHEDELADTLHQLRNRKLILIDTAGVGQRDVRLAEQLDSLMRSTQIKIRNYLVLQATSQQSVLMETVQQFKRTNLTGCIFTKLDECMSLGEIISVAIQNALPIGYLTDGQRVPEDIKAATAQYLIDQAAGYMDENEFSHPHWFTDSSRQPIYK; encoded by the coding sequence ATGAAAATTAAACGTTTTGTTGCAAAAGATATCAGAGCGGCAATGCAAGAAATAAAAGCTTGCTTAGGCCCCGAAGCTATTATTATGTCTAATACAAAAGTAGCCGAGGGCGTTGAAGTTGTTGCTGCAGTAGATGAACAGCCTCAGCCTAAAGTTGAACAACCGGCTAAAGCTGCGACAAAACCTACTTCAAGACAAGCGGCATACAGACGCCATAATCAGCCAGAAGATTCTGCTATTTCGGCTGAAGAAGATGTGCAAGTATCCGATAGCTTACAATCATTATTAATGCGTCAGGCCACGCCTGAATTTAAAAATCAGTATGCAAATAAGCAACATGCTGCTGCTCGAGCAAAAAAAATAGCTCAAGCAGTAGAGCAAACGCAGCTCGATAATCATGAATCTATTAACGATTGGTCGTTAAATCATCAAACAACACAAAGTTTAAGCAATCAAACACAACAAAGCACATCAAATACTGGGCAAACGACAGAACGCGAGCTACAATCGATTAAATCAGAAATGGCGGAACTTAAGCATTTATTAAAGCATCAAGTGTCTGGATTAATGTGGCAAGAAATGGCGAGAAGCGAGCCAACCCGAGCTTATATTGTTGACCGTTTAACTCGAATGGGTATAGCAGCGCAAGTTGCTGAACAAGTTGCTAGCTTTATGCCTGAAGGGATTGAAGACCATCAGGCATGGGATAGCGCGCTTGAATTATTAAGTGGGCAAATCAATGTGACTAATAACGACATTATGCGTCGTGGTGGTGTGGTTGCATTATTAGGACCAACTGGCGTTGGAAAAACAACGACGGTAGCTAAACTTGCTGCTCATTTTGCTAAAAAACATGGCGCAGACTCAGTTGCCTTGGTGACAACAGACAGTTATCGTATTGGTGCTCATGAGCAATTACAAACGTATGCTCGGATTATTGGTTGTCCATGTAAAGTGGTTCGCCATGAAGATGAATTAGCCGACACTTTGCATCAATTAAGAAACCGAAAATTAATCTTAATTGATACTGCAGGGGTAGGCCAAAGAGATGTTCGTTTAGCTGAACAACTTGATAGTTTAATGCGATCAACTCAAATTAAAATTAGAAATTATTTAGTATTGCAAGCAACGTCGCAGCAAAGTGTCTTAATGGAAACCGTGCAACAGTTTAAGCGTACTAACTTAACTGGTTGTATTTTCACCAAATTAGATGAATGCATGAGTTTGGGAGAAATTATTAGTGTTGCCATTCAAAATGCGTTGCCAATAGGGTATCTTACGGATGGTCAGCGAGTGCCGGAAGATATTAAAGCTGCAACTGCGCAATATTTAATCGACCAGGCTGCCGGTTATATGGATGAAAATGAATTTTCTCATCCTCACTGGTTTACAGATAGCTCAAGACAACCTATATATAAATAA
- a CDS encoding MinD/ParA family protein has protein sequence MILNNQLGDQASGLRTMKQSANERIKVIAVTGGKGGVGKSNVSLNMAVSMAQQGKRVLVFDADLGLANVDVMLGLRVEKNLSHLLAGECELDDILITGPQGIKIVPATSGTRNMVELSTQEHAGLIRSFSELKQEFDVLIVDTAAGISDMVLSFSRAAQDVMVVVCDEPSSITDAYALIKVLNRDYNVFRFKIVANMVRSMREGQELFAKLSKVSDRFLDVALDLVAIIPFDENVRKSVRRQKTIVEAFPKSPASMAFKTLASRAGKWPTPESATGHLEFFIEQLVSPGV, from the coding sequence ATGATATTAAATAACCAGTTAGGTGATCAAGCAAGTGGCCTTCGAACAATGAAACAAAGCGCGAATGAAAGAATTAAAGTAATTGCGGTCACCGGCGGAAAAGGCGGTGTTGGTAAAAGCAATGTGTCTTTAAACATGGCGGTTTCGATGGCTCAGCAAGGTAAACGCGTTTTAGTTTTTGATGCGGATTTAGGTTTGGCCAATGTGGATGTTATGTTGGGCTTGCGAGTTGAAAAAAACTTATCTCACTTGTTAGCTGGTGAATGTGAACTTGACGATATTTTAATTACCGGCCCACAAGGCATTAAAATTGTGCCAGCCACTTCAGGTACGCGTAATATGGTTGAACTATCGACTCAAGAGCATGCTGGTTTAATTCGTTCATTTAGTGAGCTTAAACAAGAGTTTGACGTATTAATCGTCGATACTGCAGCTGGCATTTCAGACATGGTGCTTAGTTTTTCACGCGCAGCGCAAGATGTCATGGTAGTGGTATGTGATGAACCTTCATCCATTACCGATGCTTATGCATTGATTAAAGTATTGAATCGTGATTACAATGTTTTTCGTTTTAAAATTGTGGCTAACATGGTTCGCTCTATGCGTGAAGGGCAGGAATTATTCGCGAAGTTGTCTAAAGTGTCCGATCGGTTTTTGGATGTTGCATTGGATTTAGTGGCTATTATTCCATTTGATGAAAATGTTCGTAAATCTGTTCGTCGACAAAAAACGATTGTCGAAGCATTTCCTAAATCGCCCGCATCTATGGCGTTTAAAACCTTAGCTTCTCGAGCCGGAAAATGGCCAACCCCTGAAAGCGCAACAGGTCATTTAGAATTTTTTATTGAACAATTGGTCTCTCCGGGAGTGTAG
- a CDS encoding RNA polymerase sigma factor FliA, translating to MNKVAAYQSVNQKQAFVELHAGLVKRIAHHMMARLPASVQVDDLIQAGMIGLLEASKNFDGSKGASFETFAGIRIRGAMLDEIRRGDWVPRSVHKNSRLIAKAINDVENETGRDARDIEVAEKLELSINDYHHILNDVNSGKIIGIEDLGVTEDVIGSSDDKHQDEPFEDIAHGAFQSELVKAIETLPEREALVLSLYYDEELNLKEIGAVIDVSESRVSQIHSQAMHRLKAKLNSWQQI from the coding sequence GTGAATAAAGTGGCTGCTTATCAATCTGTTAATCAAAAACAAGCATTTGTAGAGCTGCATGCTGGCCTAGTTAAACGTATTGCTCATCATATGATGGCAAGGTTACCTGCAAGCGTTCAAGTAGATGATTTAATTCAAGCTGGTATGATAGGCCTGCTTGAAGCGTCAAAGAATTTTGATGGTAGCAAAGGCGCAAGTTTTGAGACGTTTGCTGGAATTCGGATTCGAGGCGCCATGTTAGACGAAATTCGCCGTGGCGATTGGGTGCCGCGTTCAGTCCACAAAAATAGCCGACTTATCGCGAAAGCGATTAATGATGTTGAAAATGAAACTGGGCGTGATGCGCGTGATATTGAAGTTGCTGAAAAATTAGAGTTAAGCATTAATGACTACCATCATATTTTAAATGATGTAAATAGTGGTAAGATTATAGGAATAGAAGATCTTGGTGTTACTGAAGATGTGATTGGTAGCTCTGATGATAAACATCAAGATGAACCATTTGAAGATATTGCTCACGGTGCGTTTCAGAGCGAATTAGTTAAAGCGATAGAAACACTACCAGAAAGAGAAGCATTAGTGCTCTCTTTATATTATGATGAAGAATTGAATTTAAAAGAAATTGGTGCCGTTATTGATGTGAGTGAATCTCGAGTGAGTCAAATTCATAGTCAAGCAATGCACAGATTAAAAGCAAAATTAAATAGCTGGCAACAGATATAA
- the cheY gene encoding chemotaxis response regulator CheY, whose protein sequence is MDTNMKVLVVDDFSTMRRIIKNLLRDLGFTNVSEADDGATALPMLQNGDFEFVVTDWNMPGMQGIDLLKAIRADERLKNIPVLMVTAEAKKEQIIAAAQAGVNGYIVKPFTAATLKEKLDKVFERLA, encoded by the coding sequence TTGGATACAAATATGAAAGTTTTGGTTGTAGATGATTTTTCAACCATGAGGCGTATTATTAAAAACTTGCTGAGAGATTTAGGGTTCACTAATGTCTCTGAAGCGGATGATGGCGCCACGGCATTGCCAATGTTACAAAATGGCGATTTTGAATTTGTGGTGACTGATTGGAATATGCCAGGTATGCAAGGCATTGATTTATTAAAAGCAATTCGAGCGGATGAGCGGTTAAAAAATATTCCGGTTTTAATGGTGACTGCTGAAGCGAAAAAAGAACAAATTATTGCAGCAGCCCAAGCGGGTGTAAATGGTTATATTGTTAAACCTTTTACCGCTGCAACCCTAAAGGAAAAGTTAGACAAGGTTTTTGAGCGTTTAGCTTAA